The bacterium genome includes the window GGCGGGCGGTGAGTCGTCCAGAACCGCTTGCGTCGAGCGATCTCGGCTTTCCACTATGGCATCATAGGTACGCAGGACTTTCTCGCGGTTCATTCCTACGGTGACAGCATAGAGCGCAAGGTATCCGCGCAGGTAAGCCGCCGGGATCCGTTCCCATTCTCCTTCTTCGAGAGCCTGGAGATACTCCTGCGTGATGCACGTTCGCCGGACCACTTCCTCGAAAGTGATCTTCTTGAATCGGCGGGCTTCACGAAGCTCGCTACAGAAATCGGCAATGGCTGAAGTGCTCTTCGAGGAGTCCATGAATCAAATGCACAGGAAGACCGACAACGTTTTCGAAATCACCGTCCACGACGTCCACCAGCGCGCGGCCGAGGCCCTGAATCGCATAAGCACCCGCCTTATCCTGCCATTCGCCGCTGCGAAGGTATCCGACGATTTGCGAAGGCGACAAATCGCGGAACCTGACGCG containing:
- a CDS encoding Maf family protein; the protein is RVRFRDLSPSQIVGYLRSGEWQDKAGAYAIQGLGRALVDVVDGDFENVVGLPVHLIHGLLEEHFSHCRFL